The following proteins are co-located in the Mycolicibacterium goodii genome:
- the scpA gene encoding methylmalonyl-CoA mutase, which produces MTATTGSQIRSFAEVPLNGEATPTPATPEAVDAQVGAAASAHGYTPDQLTWSTPEGIDVKPVYIAADRDAAAAAGYPLDSFPGAPPFIRGPYPTMYVNQPWTIRQYAGFSTAAESNAFYRRNLAAGQKGLSVAFDLATHRGYDSDHPRVQGDVGMAGVAIDSILDMRQLFDGIDLSSVSVSMTMNGAVLPILALYVVAAEEQGVPPEKLAGTIQNDILKEFMVRNTYIYPPKESMRIISDIFAYTSAKMPKFNSISISGYHIQEAGATADLELAYTLADGVEYIKAGLDAGLDIDKFAPRLSFFWGIGMNFFMEVAKLRAGRLLWSELVAQFEPKSEKSLSLRTHSQTSGWSLTAQDVFNNVARTCIEAMAATQGHTQSLHTNALDEALALPTDFSARIARNTQLLLQQESGTTRPIDPWGGSYYVEWLTHHLAERARAHIREVAEHGGMAQAISEGIPKLRIEEAAARTQARIDSGAQPVIGVNKYQVGEDTEIEVLKVENSRVRAEQIAKLQQLRSERDEAATRAALDELTRAAAASGPAGQDGLGNNLLALAIDAARAKATVGEISDALEKVYGRHQAEIRTIAGVYRDEIGKGSNIASATELVNKFAEADGRRPRILVAKMGQDGHDRGQKVIATAFADIGFDVDVGSLFSTPEEVARQAADNDVHVVGVSSLAAGHLTLVPALRDALAEVGRPDIMIVVGGVIPPGDFDELYAAGATAIFPPGTVIADAATGLLEKLAERLGYQLS; this is translated from the coding sequence ATGACCGCAACAACCGGATCGCAGATCCGCAGCTTCGCCGAGGTACCCCTGAACGGGGAGGCGACGCCCACACCTGCCACACCAGAGGCCGTCGACGCGCAGGTGGGCGCGGCCGCGTCGGCGCACGGCTACACCCCCGACCAGCTGACCTGGTCGACGCCGGAGGGCATCGACGTCAAGCCGGTCTACATCGCAGCTGACCGGGACGCCGCGGCGGCGGCCGGCTATCCGCTCGACAGCTTCCCCGGCGCACCGCCGTTCATCCGCGGCCCCTACCCGACGATGTACGTCAACCAGCCGTGGACCATCCGCCAGTACGCCGGTTTCTCCACGGCCGCCGAATCCAACGCGTTCTACCGGCGCAACCTGGCCGCGGGCCAGAAGGGCCTGTCGGTCGCGTTCGACCTCGCCACCCACCGCGGTTACGACTCGGATCACCCGCGCGTGCAGGGTGACGTCGGAATGGCCGGTGTGGCAATCGATTCCATCCTCGACATGCGGCAGCTGTTCGACGGCATCGATCTGTCGAGCGTGTCGGTGTCGATGACGATGAACGGTGCGGTGCTGCCGATCCTGGCGCTGTACGTCGTCGCCGCCGAGGAGCAGGGCGTGCCGCCGGAGAAGCTGGCCGGGACCATCCAGAACGACATCCTCAAAGAGTTCATGGTCCGCAACACCTACATCTACCCGCCCAAGGAGTCGATGCGGATCATCTCCGACATCTTCGCCTACACCAGTGCGAAGATGCCGAAGTTCAACTCGATCTCGATCTCCGGCTACCACATCCAGGAAGCCGGGGCGACCGCCGACCTCGAGCTGGCCTACACGCTGGCCGACGGCGTCGAGTACATCAAGGCCGGTCTCGACGCGGGCCTGGACATCGACAAGTTCGCGCCGCGCCTGAGCTTCTTCTGGGGCATCGGGATGAACTTCTTCATGGAGGTGGCCAAGCTGCGTGCCGGCCGCCTGCTGTGGAGCGAGCTGGTGGCCCAGTTCGAGCCGAAGAGCGAGAAATCGCTGTCGCTGCGGACACATTCGCAGACCTCGGGCTGGTCGCTGACGGCGCAGGACGTGTTCAACAACGTGGCCCGCACATGCATCGAGGCGATGGCCGCGACGCAGGGGCACACCCAGTCGCTGCACACCAACGCCCTCGACGAGGCGCTCGCGCTGCCCACCGACTTCTCGGCACGCATCGCCCGCAACACACAGTTGCTGCTGCAGCAGGAGTCGGGCACGACGCGTCCGATCGATCCGTGGGGCGGTTCGTACTACGTCGAGTGGCTCACGCACCACCTCGCCGAACGTGCCCGCGCCCACATCAGGGAGGTCGCCGAGCACGGCGGCATGGCGCAGGCCATCAGCGAGGGCATCCCGAAGCTGCGCATCGAGGAGGCCGCCGCTCGCACCCAGGCGCGCATCGATTCCGGCGCGCAGCCGGTGATCGGCGTCAACAAGTACCAGGTCGGCGAGGACACCGAGATCGAGGTGCTCAAGGTCGAGAACAGCCGGGTGCGCGCCGAGCAGATCGCCAAGCTGCAGCAGCTGCGCAGCGAGCGGGATGAGGCGGCCACCCGGGCCGCGCTCGACGAACTCACCCGCGCCGCAGCGGCGTCGGGCCCGGCCGGCCAGGACGGACTCGGCAACAATCTGCTGGCGCTGGCGATCGACGCGGCACGGGCCAAGGCCACCGTCGGGGAGATCTCCGACGCCCTGGAGAAGGTTTACGGTCGCCATCAGGCGGAGATCCGTACCATCGCCGGGGTCTACCGCGACGAAATCGGAAAGGGCAGCAACATCGCGAGCGCGACGGAGCTGGTGAACAAGTTCGCCGAGGCCGACGGCAGGCGGCCGCGCATCCTGGTGGCCAAGATGGGCCAGGATGGGCACGACCGCGGGCAGAAGGTGATCGCGACCGCGTTCGCCGACATCGGTTTCGACGTCGACGTGGGCTCGCTGTTCTCCACCCCGGAGGAGGTGGCCCGCCAGGCCGCCGACAACGACGTGCACGTGGTGGGCGTGTCGTCGCTGGCCGCCGGCCACCTCACGCTGGTGCCCGCACTGCGCGACGCGCTGGCCGAGGTCGGGCGGCCCGACATCATGATCGTGGTGGGTGGCGTGATCCCGCCTGGCGACTTCGACGAGCTGTACGCCGCCGGCGCCACGGCGATCTTCCCGCCGGGCACGGTGATCGCCGATGCCGCGACCGGGTTGTTGGAGAAGCTCGCGGAGCGACTCGGCTACCAGCTCAGCTAG
- the mutA gene encoding methylmalonyl-CoA mutase small subunit: MRVSLQGSSAIEADRDRWRTAVAGVLAKSSRREPDELGPEPERQLDSQTYEGFAIRPLYTRLDELDEPALPGQWPFIRGGDALRDVKSGWKVVEGFPAFGAGTDVKVDNGAVLLALTEGASALAVRIGSGGVAPADLNQLFDGVFLDLVPVIFENTGDDLTATADAVLSLISGLDTEQRSRLSIDFGADSLTAPLSGRAATTDADLLAVAKKTGEHTGHVRTITVDGPAFHNKGASASWELAASVAAAVEYLRILVEGGLAVSDALRQISFRYAADDDQFITIGKLRAARRLWARVAEVVGDAPAGAATIHAVTSLPMMTQRDPWVNMLRTTLAAFSAGVGGADTVQVLPFDVAIPDGFPGTSATFSRRIARNTQLLLLEESHIGQVLDPAGGSWYVEDLTAQLAEQAWAHFQDIERRGGFAAARDFLAERIAEVAARRADDIAHRRTAITGVNEFPNLAEQPLPQGDSAIASIERYAAGFEALRDRSDAFMARTGARPRVLLLPLGPLAEHNIRATFASNLLASGGIEAVNPGTVDASGIAAAVAEAGSPTVAVLCGTDTRYGTDASATVAAARAAGVRNVLLAGPEKAVAQADSKPDGYLTAKINAVDVLSNLLTGLGA, encoded by the coding sequence ATGCGGGTGTCTTTACAGGGGTCGAGTGCGATCGAAGCTGATCGCGACAGGTGGCGAACGGCGGTGGCCGGTGTGCTGGCAAAGAGCAGTCGGCGCGAGCCGGACGAACTCGGGCCGGAGCCGGAACGCCAACTGGATTCGCAGACCTACGAAGGTTTTGCCATCCGTCCCCTCTACACGCGTCTCGACGAACTCGACGAGCCCGCCCTTCCCGGGCAGTGGCCGTTCATCCGCGGCGGCGACGCGCTGCGTGACGTCAAGTCGGGCTGGAAGGTCGTCGAGGGATTTCCCGCGTTCGGCGCCGGCACCGATGTGAAGGTCGACAACGGCGCGGTGCTGCTCGCGCTCACCGAGGGCGCCAGCGCGCTCGCGGTCAGGATCGGCAGTGGCGGTGTCGCGCCGGCCGACCTGAACCAGCTGTTCGACGGGGTCTTCCTCGATCTGGTCCCGGTGATCTTCGAGAACACCGGCGACGACCTGACCGCCACGGCCGATGCGGTGCTGAGCCTCATCTCCGGGCTCGACACCGAGCAGCGGTCCCGGCTGTCGATCGACTTCGGCGCCGATTCGCTCACCGCGCCGCTGTCGGGGCGCGCCGCGACCACGGACGCCGACCTGCTCGCCGTCGCCAAGAAGACCGGTGAGCACACCGGCCACGTGCGGACCATCACGGTGGACGGCCCGGCCTTCCACAACAAGGGTGCGAGCGCCTCGTGGGAGCTCGCGGCGTCGGTGGCCGCGGCGGTCGAGTACCTGCGCATCCTTGTCGAGGGCGGCCTCGCGGTGTCGGATGCGTTGCGGCAGATCAGCTTCCGGTACGCCGCGGACGACGACCAGTTCATCACCATCGGCAAGCTCCGCGCCGCGCGCCGGCTGTGGGCCCGCGTCGCCGAGGTGGTCGGTGACGCCCCCGCAGGCGCAGCCACCATCCACGCCGTGACCTCGCTGCCGATGATGACGCAGCGCGACCCGTGGGTGAACATGCTGCGCACCACCCTGGCGGCCTTCTCGGCGGGCGTCGGCGGTGCCGACACCGTTCAGGTGCTGCCGTTCGACGTTGCGATCCCCGACGGCTTCCCGGGGACCTCGGCCACATTCTCCCGCCGCATCGCGCGCAACACCCAGCTGCTGCTCCTCGAGGAGTCGCACATCGGACAGGTGCTCGACCCCGCGGGCGGATCGTGGTACGTCGAGGACCTCACCGCCCAGCTCGCCGAGCAGGCCTGGGCGCACTTCCAGGACATCGAGCGGCGCGGCGGATTCGCCGCCGCGCGCGATTTCCTCGCCGAGCGGATCGCCGAGGTGGCGGCCCGTCGCGCCGACGACATCGCGCACCGGCGGACCGCGATCACCGGTGTCAACGAGTTCCCGAACCTGGCCGAACAGCCGCTGCCGCAGGGAGATTCGGCGATCGCGTCGATCGAACGGTACGCCGCGGGCTTCGAGGCGCTGCGGGACCGCTCCGATGCGTTTATGGCCAGGACCGGTGCGCGGCCGCGGGTGCTGCTGCTGCCGCTCGGCCCGTTGGCCGAGCACAACATCCGGGCCACGTTCGCGTCGAACCTGCTGGCGTCCGGCGGCATCGAGGCGGTCAACCCGGGCACCGTCGACGCGTCGGGCATCGCCGCTGCGGTGGCCGAGGCCGGTTCGCCCACCGTCGCGGTGCTGTGCGGCACCGACACCCGCTACGGCACGGACGCGTCGGCCACCGTCGCCGCCGCCCGCGCCGCAGGCGTGCGGAACGTGCTGCTGGCCGGGCCGGAAAAGGCCGTGGCCCAAGCCGATTCGAAACCCGACGGGTACCTCACGGCGAAGATCAACGCCGTGGACGTCCTGTCGAACCTGCTCACCGGACTGGGGGCCTGA
- a CDS encoding TVP38/TMEM64 family protein, translating to MKAVVSTLRSIRAAVLMTAATLSTRRIVTILSGIVILVAVALLVPLPTAMQMRDWATSVGPWFPLAFLGAHIVVTVFPFPRTAFTLAAGLLFGPALGIAIAVLASAVSAVLALLLVRAVGWQLSRLVPHPRVDRLDARLRQRGWPVILSTRLIPAVPFSVLNYAAGASAVRVLPYALATLVGLLPGTAAVVILGDALTGNVSPLLFVVSACTASLGVAGLVFEIRSHRREQRTAPGAAADTAATSI from the coding sequence GTGAAAGCCGTAGTCAGCACACTTCGCAGCATCCGTGCTGCCGTACTGATGACGGCTGCCACCCTCTCGACACGCCGCATCGTGACGATCCTGAGCGGAATTGTGATTCTCGTCGCAGTGGCGTTGCTGGTTCCGCTTCCCACGGCGATGCAGATGCGCGACTGGGCGACGTCGGTGGGACCGTGGTTTCCGCTGGCCTTTCTCGGTGCGCACATCGTGGTGACGGTGTTCCCGTTTCCCCGCACGGCCTTCACACTCGCGGCCGGTCTGCTGTTCGGACCCGCGCTCGGCATCGCGATCGCCGTGCTCGCCAGTGCGGTCAGCGCGGTGCTGGCGCTGCTGCTCGTCCGCGCCGTGGGCTGGCAGTTGAGCCGGCTGGTGCCGCATCCGCGGGTCGACCGGCTCGACGCGCGGCTGCGTCAACGGGGTTGGCCGGTGATCCTGTCGACCCGGCTGATCCCGGCCGTGCCGTTCTCGGTGCTCAACTACGCCGCGGGCGCATCGGCGGTGCGGGTGCTGCCGTACGCCCTGGCGACCCTGGTGGGCCTGCTGCCCGGGACCGCGGCCGTGGTGATCCTCGGCGACGCCCTGACCGGCAATGTCAGCCCACTGCTGTTCGTGGTGTCGGCGTGCACCGCCTCACTCGGCGTGGCCGGTCTGGTGTTCGAGATCCGCAGTCACCGCCGCGAGCAGCGCACCGCACCGGGTGCGGCCGCCGACACCGCCGCCACCAGCATCTGA
- a CDS encoding DoxX family protein, whose protein sequence is MALPKVFGVLALIQAGDAAACAFKAAPVVKAFDDLGVPQRIRWIFPPIKAASAVGLLAAGRYPALGRLTTAMLTLYFVLAVGAHIRAHDKPVNAIPAAGFAATYAALTVKGPRANA, encoded by the coding sequence ATGGCGCTTCCCAAGGTCTTCGGTGTCCTCGCACTGATCCAGGCGGGCGACGCCGCGGCGTGTGCGTTCAAGGCTGCGCCTGTGGTGAAGGCGTTCGACGATCTCGGTGTGCCGCAACGCATCCGGTGGATCTTTCCGCCCATCAAGGCCGCGTCGGCCGTCGGCCTGCTTGCGGCGGGACGGTACCCGGCGCTGGGCCGGCTCACCACCGCGATGCTCACGCTGTACTTCGTGTTGGCCGTCGGCGCGCACATCCGGGCACACGACAAGCCCGTCAACGCCATCCCCGCAGCGGGGTTCGCCGCGACCTACGCGGCGCTGACGGTGAAGGGTCCGCGGGCCAACGCGTGA
- a CDS encoding SPFH domain-containing protein, whose translation MEGAVAGLVLLVVLVVFAIIVVAKSVALIPQAEAAVIERLGRYSKTVSGQLTLLVPFIDKIRARVDLRERVVSFPPQPVITEDNLTVQIDTVVYFQVTNPQAAVYQISNYIVGVEQLTTTTLRNLVGGMTLEQTLTSRDQINTALRGVLDEATGRWGLRVARVELRSIDPPPSIQDSMEKQMRADREKRAMILTAEGSREAAIKQAEGQKQAQILAAEGAKQAAILAAEADRQSRMLRAQGERAAAYLQAQGQAKAIEKTFAAIKSGRPTPELLAYQYLQTLPQMAKGEANKVWIVPSDFGSALQGFTKMLGAPGEDGVFRYTPSPVDDAPTTEDDSDEVADWFNTETDPEIARAVAKAEAEARTSTPTLGSSPATPPLGGVNPNPALGVPPTPDWAGGAHRADPGQ comes from the coding sequence ATGGAAGGTGCGGTGGCAGGCCTGGTCCTGCTGGTCGTGCTCGTGGTGTTCGCGATCATCGTCGTGGCGAAATCGGTCGCGCTGATCCCGCAGGCCGAGGCCGCGGTGATCGAACGGCTGGGGCGGTACAGCAAGACCGTGTCCGGGCAGCTGACGTTGCTGGTTCCGTTCATCGACAAGATCCGTGCGCGGGTCGACCTGCGCGAGCGGGTGGTGTCGTTCCCGCCGCAGCCGGTGATCACCGAGGACAACCTGACCGTGCAGATCGACACGGTGGTGTACTTCCAGGTCACCAATCCGCAGGCCGCGGTGTACCAGATCAGCAACTACATCGTCGGCGTCGAGCAGCTGACCACGACGACGCTGCGCAACCTGGTCGGCGGCATGACGCTGGAGCAGACCCTGACCTCGCGCGACCAGATCAACACGGCCCTGCGCGGAGTGCTCGACGAGGCCACCGGCCGGTGGGGCCTGCGGGTGGCGCGCGTCGAGCTGCGCAGCATCGACCCGCCGCCCAGCATTCAGGATTCGATGGAAAAGCAGATGCGCGCCGACCGCGAGAAGCGCGCGATGATCCTCACCGCCGAGGGCTCCCGCGAGGCCGCCATCAAGCAGGCCGAGGGCCAGAAGCAGGCCCAGATCCTGGCCGCCGAGGGCGCCAAGCAGGCCGCGATCCTGGCCGCCGAGGCCGACCGCCAGTCCCGCATGCTGCGGGCCCAAGGTGAACGGGCCGCGGCCTATCTGCAGGCGCAGGGCCAGGCCAAGGCCATCGAGAAGACCTTCGCGGCGATCAAGTCCGGGCGTCCCACCCCGGAACTGCTGGCCTACCAGTACCTGCAGACCCTGCCGCAGATGGCCAAGGGCGAGGCCAACAAGGTGTGGATCGTGCCGTCCGACTTCGGTTCGGCGCTGCAGGGATTCACCAAGATGCTCGGCGCGCCGGGGGAGGACGGTGTGTTCCGGTACACCCCGTCGCCGGTCGACGATGCCCCGACCACCGAGGACGACAGCGACGAGGTCGCCGACTGGTTCAACACCGAGACCGATCCCGAGATCGCCCGCGCGGTGGCCAAGGCCGAGGCCGAGGCCCGCACCAGCACGCCCACCCTCGGTTCCTCGCCGGCGACACCGCCGCTCGGTGGGGTCAACCCGAACCCGGCCCTCGGTGTGCCACCGACACCGGACTGGGCGGGCGGGGCGCACCGCGCCGACCCGGGTCAGTAG
- a CDS encoding NfeD family protein, which yields MPYWLIWLILALGLAGAEALTGDMFLLMLAGGALAATGSSALLDWPIWADGLVFLVVSVLLLVLVRPALRRRFEAGKGLPEPVKALEGRPALVLDRVASHQGQVKLDGEVWTARPLNDDDVYEPGERVTVVRIDGATAVVFKTL from the coding sequence ATGCCCTACTGGCTGATCTGGCTCATATTGGCGTTGGGTCTTGCCGGGGCGGAAGCGCTCACCGGGGACATGTTCCTGCTCATGCTGGCCGGCGGGGCGCTCGCGGCGACCGGCTCCAGCGCGCTTCTCGACTGGCCGATCTGGGCCGACGGGCTGGTGTTCCTGGTGGTCTCGGTGCTGTTGCTGGTGCTGGTGCGGCCCGCGCTGCGGCGGCGGTTCGAGGCGGGCAAGGGGCTGCCCGAGCCGGTCAAGGCCCTCGAGGGCAGGCCTGCGCTGGTCCTGGACCGCGTCGCGAGCCATCAGGGCCAGGTCAAACTCGACGGCGAAGTCTGGACGGCGCGGCCGTTGAACGACGACGATGTGTACGAACCCGGCGAACGCGTCACCGTGGTGCGGATCGACGGGGCGACCGCGGTGGTGTTCAAGACGCTCTGA
- a CDS encoding ferrochelatase, translating to MEFDAVLLLSFGGPEAPEQVMPFLENVTRGRGIPTERLAEVAEHYLHFGGVSPINGINRALISQLRLQLGDLPVYFGNRNWDPYVEDTVATMRDNGIRRAAVFTTSAWGGYSSCRQYVEDIARARSAVGPGAPELVKLRHYFDHPLLIEMFADGIKAAAQSLPADLRDQARLVFTAHSIPIAADERHGPRLYSRQVGYATRLVADAAGYTDYDQVWQSRSGPPQIPWLEPDVADHLNVLAERGTRAVIVCPVGFVADHIEVVWDLDTELKQQADEAGVTMVRATTPNADPRYARLAVSLIDELRSGGPVQRVPGPDPVPGYGFSVNGAPCSPQCCGTE from the coding sequence ATGGAATTCGATGCCGTCCTGCTGCTGTCCTTCGGCGGCCCGGAGGCTCCCGAGCAGGTGATGCCGTTCCTGGAGAATGTGACCAGGGGACGCGGCATCCCGACCGAGCGGCTCGCCGAGGTCGCAGAGCACTATCTGCACTTCGGCGGCGTCTCGCCGATCAACGGCATCAACCGCGCGTTGATCTCCCAGCTGCGCCTGCAGCTGGGCGATCTGCCGGTCTACTTCGGCAACCGCAACTGGGACCCGTACGTCGAGGACACCGTCGCGACCATGCGGGACAACGGAATCCGGCGCGCGGCGGTGTTCACCACGAGCGCATGGGGCGGCTACTCGAGCTGCAGGCAGTACGTCGAGGACATCGCCCGGGCCAGGTCCGCGGTGGGGCCCGGGGCACCGGAGCTGGTCAAGCTGCGGCACTACTTCGACCACCCGCTGCTGATCGAGATGTTCGCCGACGGCATCAAGGCGGCCGCGCAGTCGCTGCCGGCGGACCTGCGCGACCAGGCGCGGCTGGTGTTCACGGCCCATTCGATCCCCATCGCGGCCGACGAGCGCCACGGCCCGCGGCTCTACAGCCGCCAGGTCGGCTACGCCACCCGCCTGGTCGCCGACGCCGCGGGCTACACCGACTACGACCAGGTGTGGCAGTCGCGGTCGGGGCCACCGCAGATCCCGTGGCTCGAACCCGATGTCGCCGATCATCTGAATGTGTTGGCCGAGCGGGGGACTCGCGCAGTCATCGTGTGCCCCGTCGGTTTCGTCGCCGACCACATCGAGGTCGTGTGGGACCTCGACACCGAACTCAAACAGCAGGCCGACGAGGCCGGTGTCACCATGGTGCGGGCCACCACACCCAATGCCGATCCGCGGTACGCGCGCCTGGCGGTGAGCCTGATCGACGAGTTGCGCTCCGGTGGTCCCGTGCAGCGAGTGCCGGGCCCGGATCCGGTGCCGGGCTACGGGTTCAGCGTCAACGGCGCGCCGTGCTCGCCCCAGTGCTGCGGCACTGAATAG
- the inhA gene encoding NADH-dependent enoyl-ACP reductase InhA, with protein sequence MTGLLEGKRILVTGIITDSSIAFHIAKVAQEAGAELVLTGFDRLKLVRRIADRLPKPAPLLELDVQNEEHLSTLADRITAEIGEGNKLDGVVHSIGFMPQTGMGINPFFDAPYEDVSKGIHISAYSYASLAKAVLPIMNSGGGIVGMDFDPTRAMPAYNWMTVAKSALESVNRFVAREAGKVGVRSNLVAAGPIRTLAMSAIVGGALGDEAGQQMQLLEEGWDQRAPLGWNMKDPTPVAKTVCALLSDWLPATTGTVIFADGGASTQLL encoded by the coding sequence ATGACAGGCCTACTCGAAGGCAAGCGCATCCTCGTCACGGGGATCATCACCGATTCGTCGATCGCGTTCCACATCGCCAAGGTCGCGCAGGAGGCCGGCGCCGAGCTGGTGCTGACCGGGTTCGACCGCTTGAAGCTGGTCAGGCGCATCGCCGACCGCCTGCCCAAGCCTGCGCCGCTACTGGAACTCGACGTGCAGAACGAGGAGCACCTGTCGACCCTGGCCGACCGGATCACCGCCGAGATCGGCGAGGGCAACAAACTCGACGGCGTCGTGCACTCGATCGGCTTCATGCCGCAGACCGGAATGGGCATCAACCCGTTCTTCGACGCGCCGTACGAGGACGTGTCCAAGGGCATCCACATCTCGGCGTACTCCTACGCCTCGCTCGCCAAAGCGGTTCTGCCGATCATGAATTCGGGCGGCGGGATCGTCGGCATGGACTTCGACCCCACCCGCGCGATGCCTGCCTACAACTGGATGACGGTGGCCAAGAGCGCGCTCGAATCGGTCAACCGGTTCGTCGCGCGTGAGGCGGGCAAGGTCGGCGTGCGCTCGAATCTCGTTGCGGCAGGCCCGATCCGGACGCTCGCGATGAGCGCCATCGTCGGCGGTGCGCTGGGCGACGAGGCCGGTCAGCAGATGCAGCTGCTCGAAGAGGGCTGGGATCAGCGGGCCCCGCTCGGCTGGAACATGAAGGACCCGACGCCGGTCGCCAAGACCGTGTGCGCGCTGCTGTCGGACTGGCTGCCGGCCACCACCGGCACGGTGATCTTCGCCGACGGCGGCGCCAGCACCCAGCTGCTCTGA
- the fabG1 gene encoding 3-oxoacyl-ACP reductase FabG1, whose protein sequence is MTVTDNPADTAGAASGGRPAFVSRSVLVTGGNRGIGLAIAQRLAADGHKVAVTHRGSGAPDGLFGVQCDVTDNAAVDRAFTEVEEHQGPVEVLVSNAGISKDAFLMRMTEERFQEVINANLTGAFRVTQRASRSMQRKRFGRIIFIGSVSGMWGIGNQANYAAAKAGLIGMARSISRELAKANVTANVVAPGYIDTEMTRALDERIQQGALDFIPAKRVGTAEDVAGAVSFLASEDAKYIAGAVIPVDGGMGMGH, encoded by the coding sequence ATGACTGTGACTGACAATCCAGCCGACACCGCGGGCGCAGCTTCCGGGGGTCGCCCGGCGTTCGTCTCCCGCTCGGTGTTGGTGACCGGCGGCAACCGCGGCATCGGCCTGGCGATCGCGCAACGGCTGGCCGCCGACGGGCACAAGGTGGCCGTCACCCACCGCGGCTCCGGTGCCCCGGACGGACTGTTCGGGGTGCAGTGCGATGTCACCGACAACGCCGCCGTCGACCGCGCCTTCACCGAGGTCGAGGAGCATCAGGGCCCGGTCGAGGTGCTGGTCTCCAACGCGGGCATCTCCAAGGATGCATTCCTCATGCGGATGACCGAGGAGCGGTTCCAAGAGGTCATCAACGCCAACCTGACCGGTGCGTTCCGGGTGACCCAGCGGGCGTCGCGCAGCATGCAGCGCAAGCGGTTCGGCCGCATCATCTTCATCGGGTCGGTGTCGGGCATGTGGGGCATCGGCAACCAGGCCAACTACGCCGCCGCCAAGGCCGGGCTGATCGGCATGGCCCGGTCGATCTCGCGTGAACTGGCCAAGGCCAACGTCACCGCGAACGTGGTGGCCCCCGGCTACATCGACACCGAGATGACCCGCGCCCTCGACGAGCGCATCCAGCAGGGCGCACTCGACTTCATCCCGGCCAAGCGGGTCGGCACCGCCGAGGACGTCGCGGGCGCGGTCAGCTTCCTGGCCTCCGAGGACGCCAAATACATCGCCGGCGCGGTCATCCCGGTCGACGGCGGCATGGGCATGGGCCACTAG
- a CDS encoding VWA domain-containing protein: MTLPLLGPMSLSGFAHAWWFLFLIVVVGLVALYIIVQRARQQRILRFANMELLESVAPKQPTRWRHLPAILMVCSLVLFTIAMAGPTHDVRIPRNRAVVMLVIDVSQSMRATDVAPSRLVAAQEAAKQFADQLTPGINLGLIAYAGTATVLVQPTTNREATKNGLDKLQLADRTATGEGIFTALQAIATVGAVIGGGDEPPPARIVLMSDGKETVPSNPDNPKGAFTAARTAKDQGVPISTVSFGTPYGYVEINDQRQPVPVDDEMLEKIAQLSGGDAFTASSLEQLKAVFTSLQQQIGYETIKGDASVGWLRLGALILALAGVAALLINRRLPG; encoded by the coding sequence ATGACTTTACCGTTACTCGGCCCGATGAGCCTTTCGGGCTTCGCGCACGCCTGGTGGTTCCTGTTCCTGATCGTCGTGGTGGGCCTGGTCGCGCTCTACATCATCGTGCAGCGCGCCCGGCAGCAGCGGATCCTGCGCTTTGCCAACATGGAGCTGCTGGAAAGCGTCGCACCCAAACAACCCACCCGGTGGCGGCATCTGCCCGCGATCCTGATGGTGTGCTCGCTGGTGCTGTTCACCATCGCGATGGCGGGCCCGACGCACGACGTGCGGATCCCGCGCAACCGCGCGGTGGTGATGCTCGTCATCGACGTGTCGCAGTCGATGCGCGCCACCGACGTGGCCCCGAGCCGCCTGGTCGCCGCGCAGGAGGCCGCCAAGCAGTTCGCCGATCAGCTGACCCCCGGCATCAACCTGGGGCTCATCGCGTACGCGGGTACGGCGACCGTGCTGGTGCAGCCGACGACCAACCGCGAAGCGACCAAGAACGGCCTGGACAAGCTGCAGCTGGCCGACCGCACCGCCACCGGTGAGGGCATCTTCACGGCGCTGCAGGCCATCGCCACCGTCGGCGCGGTGATCGGCGGTGGGGACGAGCCCCCGCCCGCGCGGATCGTGCTGATGTCCGACGGCAAGGAGACGGTGCCGTCGAACCCCGACAACCCCAAGGGCGCGTTCACCGCGGCCCGCACGGCCAAGGACCAGGGGGTGCCGATCTCGACGGTGTCCTTCGGCACGCCGTACGGCTACGTCGAGATCAACGATCAGCGCCAGCCCGTTCCGGTCGACGACGAGATGCTGGAGAAGATCGCGCAGCTCTCCGGCGGTGACGCGTTCACGGCGTCGAGCCTCGAGCAGCTCAAGGCGGTGTTCACCTCGCTGCAGCAGCAGATCGGCTACGAGACCATCAAGGGCGACGCGAGCGTCGGCTGGCTGCGACTCGGCGCGCTGATCCTGGCGCTGGCCGGCGTGGCGGCGCTTCTGATCAACCGTCGCCTGCCCGGCTGA